In Triticum aestivum cultivar Chinese Spring chromosome 5B, IWGSC CS RefSeq v2.1, whole genome shotgun sequence, the following proteins share a genomic window:
- the LOC123114858 gene encoding uncharacterized protein produces MSGARRQGTMMNFTEDAPVKKGSVLLTMMESITAYKNQRGQPKSATPEQSDIPVSANDMCSLAEWPSHARCNRARLQDEAGGQKKKGRGVLKGFKASKKRFANGSAKLNITFSGKLGGTVGMNYRLFKDDVVVIMKRKLPLIGVRTWSDIHPTIHRLIVADIIDRWDLEDTPETEEKVLKIAKERYRGCRSTLSSTYKAYKTDAARLANLPEDLHPDEWEWMIEYFGTDSKFQERSQKNADNHKKQKTKHIIGSKSYSQVSFEKRNLETGEEPDCIAIWELTHTNNGTWSNTHSQKV; encoded by the exons ATGTCAGGTGCACGGCGTCAG GGCACAATGATGAATTTTACGGAGGATGCTCCTG TAAAGAAAGGCTCTGTTCTCTTAACAATGATGGAAAGTATAACGGCATACAAAAACCAACGTGGACAACCCAAATCTG CAACTCCAGAACAATCTGACATTCCAGTGTCTGCTAATGACATGTGTTCCCTTGCTGAATGGCCATCCCATGCTCGCTGCAACCGTGCGCGACTACAGGATG AAGCTGGTGGACAGAAGAAGAAAGGGCGAGGTGTTCTAAAAGGTTTTAAAGCATCTAAGAAGCGTTTTGCCAATGGATCTGCAAAGCTAAATATTACATTCTCTGGAAAATTGGGTGGTACAGTAGGAATGAACTATCGTTTGTTCAAGGATGACGTGGTAGTAATAATGAAAAGAAAGTTACCACTCATTGGAGTGAGGACGTGGTCGGACATTCACCCTACCATTCATCGACTCATTGTTGCAGATATAATA GACAGGTGGGACCTGGAAGATACACCAGAAACAGAAGAAAAAGTTCTCAAAATTGCAAAAGAGAGATATAGAGGCTGTCGATCAACTCTAAGCTCCACTTACAAGGCATACAAAACGGATGCAGCTAGATTGGCTAATCTGCCTGAAGATTTACATCCAGATGAGTGGGAATGGATGATTGAGTACTTTGGCACTGATTCAAAATTTCAG GAACGCAGCCAAAAGAACGCTGATAACCATAAGAAACAGAAGACAAAACATATAATCGGATCAAAATCTTACTCGCAAGTTAGTTTTGAGAAG AGAAACTTAGAAACTGGAGAAGAGCCAGATTGTATTGCTATATGGGAACTCACCCACACAAACAATGGAACATGGTCTAACACACATTCCCAGAAAGTTTAA